Genomic segment of Candidatus Methylomirabilota bacterium:
TTCGCAGCCCTGACGTCGGTGCCCGCGATCCTGAACTATCTCCGGAGCCGCGGCATCGAGTGAGTGAGCGGGTGAGCCTCCTGGAACGCCTGTCGGGTCTGGCGGTCGACCATCTGGGCGCCGGGCAGGTCTCGGCGCTGCGCGGTCACTATCACTCTCTCCGCGTTCGGCTCCACCCGCTCATCCGGGCGGTGAACGGCACCTTCGGGGCCGCCGATCTCCGCCGTGAGCTCGAGAGCCGCCTGCCCGGACCGTTCGAGGTCCTCATGGTGCACAGCTCGGTCAATCACATGGTGCCGATGTTCATGGGCACGCCGCTCGAGCTGCTGCACGAGCTCATGGCCTTCTGCGGCTCGTCACGGACGCTCGCGATGCCCGCCTTCTATTTCGGCGGCGCCGAAGACGCGGACGCCGTGGCCGCGTTCCGGCGCGAGCCGCGATTCGACGTGCGGAGAACTCCGTCGCAGATGGGAATGCTCACCGAGCTCTTCCGCCGGATGAAGGGCGTACGCCAGAGCCTGCATCCGACCCACCGGGTCGCCGCACTCGGTCCGCTGGCCACCGAGCTGACCGAAGGGCACGACACGGCCCCGAGCACGTTCGGGCCGGGCAGCCCCTTCGACTTCATGGCTCGGCGGGACACCCTGATCGTCGGCCTCGGCAAGCCCTTCGAGATCCTGACCCAGGTACACCACGCGGAAGCGTTGCTGGGCGACGAGTTCCCGGTCCCGAGCGAGGAGGTCGCGGTACCGGTGACCATTCGCGACGAGCGGGGAGGGGAGCGGCCATTCACGCTTCGGGTTCGCCGGTTCGCCCGGGCTCGGAACATGTGGCGACTCCCCGAGTTGATGACTCCCGGTCAGCTGCACAGCTGGACCTTCCATCGCGTTCCCCTCTTCTCGGTGAGGGCCGCCCAGGTGACCGCCGATCTCATCGCGGCCGCCCGCGCGGGCCGTACCCTCTACCCGAAGTAGAGTCCGCGAAGAGCGGGCGCATGCCGACGACCATCACCGGGCTGACTCGGAAGATCGCCGCGGCGTGGGCGATGCGCCGGCTCGACGCCGCGGCGCGACGCGAGCACAAGAACCGCACGGATTCGCTCCACGGGACGCTCGAGTGGCTGGCCCGCGCTCAGGACGCCACCGCGGACGATGGGGTGTCCTACGGCTACGGGCTGGCCGACGGATGGACGGTCTCCTATCCCGAGACCACTGGCTACATCCTCCAGACCTTCGTCTGGTACCACGAGATCTTCGGATCAGACGCCGTATGGGAGCGCGCGCGCCGCATGGCCCGGTGGGAAGTGGACATCCAGATGCCGAGCGGGGCGACCCCCGGCCGGTTCGGCACGGCCCGGCCGGTACCGGTCGCGTTCAACACGGGGCAGGTGCTGCTGGGCTGGGCCCAGTACCTGCGGCGGGAGAACGACACCCGGGTGCGCGACGCGGCCGCCCGCGCCGGCCGATGGCTGGTCGCCTGTATGAAAGACCAGCCCTACTTCGCAGACGGCGTGTCGGCCGAAGCCGAGCACGGAGATCTCTCGTACAACTCGATGGTGTCCTGGGGACTGGCCGAGCTCGGCGATGTGCTGGGTGATGCGTCGTTCGTCAAGGCCGCACAGCAGTCGGCCCGACACTACGCCGAGCTGATGGATCAGCACGGCTGGCCGTATCGAGCGGGATTCTCCGACGAAGACTCGCAGTATCCGCTGACCCATAACCTGGGCTACACGATCCAGGGGCTTCTCGAGACCGGGCGCGTCGTGGAGGATCCGACTCTCGGCGAGGTCGCTCGGACGATGCTGGACGGCGCCCGGCCCATGATCGACCCGCGGTCCGGCTTCCTGCCGGGCCGCATTCGCCCGGGCTGGCGCGGCGGCAGCTCGTGGGCGTGCCTGACCGGCTCGGCCCAGTTCGCTTGCAGCTATCTCCGGCTCGTCATGATGGGCCACGACAAGTCCGGCTACGCCGAGCTGGCCTCGCAGCTGGTGGATTACGTGGTGGGGACCCAGGTCACAGGTCGGCAGGCCGCTCCCGAGATCGCCTACGGCGTGCGGGGATCGTACCCGTTCCGCTTCGGGGCCTATCAGCCGGCCACGCTCCTGAACTGGGCCGCCAAGTTCTTCGTCGACGCCCTCTTGATGCACCAGCGACTCGGCCGTCTGTAGCGCGACCATGAAATTCCACCACGTCGGCTATGCGGTCGCCGACATCGATCGGTATCTCAAGGATTTCCTCCTGCCCCTCTTCGCCCCCGCGCGGGTGAGCCCGGTCTACGAAGATCCGATCCAGCGCGTCCGGGTGCTGTTCGCCGAGGTCTCCCCCGGCACCCTGATCGAGCTGGTGGAGCCCCTCGATCAGGGCAGCCCGGTCACCCGCTTCCTCGGAGACGCCCGCGGCGGACTCTATCACCTGTGCTACGAGGTCGAAGATCTCGACGCGGCGCTGACGCGGTTCCGCAAGCATCGTTGCCTTCCCCTGGCTCCGGCCGCGCCGGCGGTGGCGTTTGGCGGCCGGCGTATCGTGTTCCTGATGACACCTCAGCGCGATCTCATCGAGCTGGTGGAAGCGGGCGGGTCATGGCCGGCTCTCGACCCGGTGTGACCACGGCCGGCGGCCACGCCCGCGTGGGTCACGAGGCGGGGCCGGCGGCCCGCTCGCCCGCGGCGCCTGGCTGGCGGCGGCAGTGGCCGGTCCTGGTGGCGGAGGCGCAGGCGGTTGGCTCGGTCGGCGTGATCCGTTCGCTCGGCCACGCCGGCTATCCGGTGCACGCGGTCTCCGGCTCGAGCGACGCGCTGGGGCTCCGGTCTCGATTCGCCGCGCGCTCGGCAGTCTCCCCCGCTTACCTGTCGCCGGGCTTCCTTCCGTGGCTTCGCGACTACGTCCGGGACTTCGGGATCCGGGTGATCGTTCCCTCGGAAGGCTTCCTGTTCGCGATCCGTGACGCGTGGGACGAGTTCGCTCACCTGATGCCCATTCCCGCCGACCGGCAGGTGGTGTTTCGCGCCCTGAGCAAGTACGAGTTCTTCGAGCGACTGGCCGC
This window contains:
- a CDS encoding AAC(3) family N-acetyltransferase encodes the protein MSERVSLLERLSGLAVDHLGAGQVSALRGHYHSLRVRLHPLIRAVNGTFGAADLRRELESRLPGPFEVLMVHSSVNHMVPMFMGTPLELLHELMAFCGSSRTLAMPAFYFGGAEDADAVAAFRREPRFDVRRTPSQMGMLTELFRRMKGVRQSLHPTHRVAALGPLATELTEGHDTAPSTFGPGSPFDFMARRDTLIVGLGKPFEILTQVHHAEALLGDEFPVPSEEVAVPVTIRDERGGERPFTLRVRRFARARNMWRLPELMTPGQLHSWTFHRVPLFSVRAAQVTADLIAAARAGRTLYPK
- a CDS encoding VOC family protein, which encodes MKFHHVGYAVADIDRYLKDFLLPLFAPARVSPVYEDPIQRVRVLFAEVSPGTLIELVEPLDQGSPVTRFLGDARGGLYHLCYEVEDLDAALTRFRKHRCLPLAPAAPAVAFGGRRIVFLMTPQRDLIELVEAGGSWPALDPV